The following coding sequences lie in one Peromyscus maniculatus bairdii isolate BWxNUB_F1_BW_parent chromosome 3, HU_Pman_BW_mat_3.1, whole genome shotgun sequence genomic window:
- the LOC121827975 gene encoding uncharacterized protein LOC121827975 produces MVVAGTWTRARCPGEHRGAASRGTATRPRTHNKEVTGSPASSRWTPGPAPAGRTGRDHGRGGGENGLGARLRLRSPCFLNVQRKRLRAGHAHITSGQATPTQGGELEAGPQREGSGLEPCHLTGP; encoded by the coding sequence ATGGTTGTGGCTGGGACCTGGACTCGCGCTCGCTGTCCGGGTGAGCACCGCGGGGCTGCGAGCCGGGGCACAGCTACGAGGCCGAGGACTCACAACAAGGAAGTCACTGGCTCTCCAGCCAGCAGTCGCTGGACGCCTGGCCCTGCCCCGGCCGGGAGAACGGGGCGGGACCATGGGCGAGGGGGCGGGGAGAACGGCCTTGGAGCCCGACTGCGCTTGCGTAGCCCATGCTTTCTCAATGTCCAAAGAAAGCGCCTCCGGGCAGGCCACGCCCACATCACCTCCGGGCAGGCCACGCCCACAcagggtggggagctggaggcgGGGCCACAGAGGGAAGGGAGCGGATTGGAGCCGTGTCACCTGACCGGGCCTTGA